The DNA window CTGACTCTCCGTCCTCTTCGATCACCGTAGCCTCGTCCGGCTCGTGATCGTCGGCAGATCCATTTTCCTCAGACGCGGCTGCGCCGTTGGTCGTGGGCATGTGGCCAATCTCGTCGGTGTCGCCGTTGACCAGGTTGAGCACATCTTTGCCGGACACCTCTTCCTGCTCGATGAGCATATCGGCCAGCTGGTCGAAGGCCTCATGATGCTCATTCAGCGTGTCGACAGCGCGCTGGAAAGCGTCCTCCGAGATGCGGCGGATCTCCTCGTCAACTTCTCGGGCCGTGTCGTCACTGTACTCGCGTCCCTTCGCAATCTCGTCCCCAAGGAACACGTTACCCTGATCCTCGCCCAGGGAGATGTGCTTGAACTGATCGCCCATTCCCCAGTCGAGGACCATCTTCCGTGCCATCTTGCGGACCTGCTTGAGGTCGTTCTCGGCACCGCTGGTCGCGGTGTCGAAGATGAGTTCCTCCGCCGCGCGACCGCCCATGATGACGGCCAACCGGTCCAGAATGTAGTCGTGCCGGTAGAGATACTGATCCTTTTCGGGCAGCTGCTGGGTCACCCCCATAGCCTTCCCCCGGGGCACGATGGTCACCTTGTGCACCGGGTCGGCGTTGGGAAGCACCGCCCCGACGATGGCGTGGCCCGCTTCGTGGTAGGCCAGCAGCTTTTTTTCTTCATCGTCCAGCACCATGCCGTCGCGCTTGAGGCCCATCATCACCTTGTCTCGGGCTTGCTCAATGTCGCTGTACTGGATGGCGTCGTGTCCGTGTCGACCGGCCAGAAGGGCCGCCTCGTTGAGGAGGTTTTCGAGGTCCGCCCCGCTGAATCCAGGCGTGCTGCGCGCAATCTCCTCCAGGTCTACATCGTCGCTCAGCGGTTTCTCCCGTGCGTGGATCTTCAGGATCTCGTGGCGGGACTGCTTCGTGGGCAGGTCCACCGTGATCTGACGGTCGAAGCGGCCGGGCCGCGTGAGGGCCGAGTCGAGGATGTCGGGCCGGTTGGTCGCCGCCATTACGATCACGCCTTCGTTTTCCTCGAAGCCGTCGAGCTCCGACAGCAACTGGTTCAGGGTCTGTTCCCGCTCGTCGTTGCCGCCGCCGAGGCCGGCCCCCCGCTTGCGTCCGATGGAGTCGAGCTCGTCGATGAAGATGATGGCCGGAGACGTTTCCTTCGCCTCGCTGAACATGTCCCGGACCCGAGAGGCCCCCACGCCCACGAACATCTCCATGAAGTCGGATCCCGATACGCTAAAGAACGGGGCGTTCGCCTCCCCGGCCACGGCTCGGGCGAGCAGGGTCTTGCCGGTGCCCGGCGGGCCCACCAGAAGCACGCCCTTCGGCACCTTGCCCCCAAGCCCCTCAAACCGCTTCGGGTTCTTCAGGAACTTGATGATCTCGCGCAGCTCCTCCTTCGCGCTGTCGGCCCCGGCCACGTCGTCGAACGTGGTGTCCTCTTCGTCCTTGTCGTAGAGCTCCGCCTTGCTCTGGCGGACGGAGAAAAGCCCCTGGCCCTGCGACTGCATGCGACGGAGGAAGATGTATCCCACCCCGAACAGAAGCAGGACGGGCAACAGCCCCATGATGACCAGTCCCCAAGGAAAGCTGCTCTCGGGCTTTGTCACCACGTTCACACCCTGCGATTCGAGCAGGTCCATGAGCTGCTCGTCCCCGAACGAAGGGAGATAGGTCACAAAGTTTTGGTACTCGATCGTATTCCCCTGCTCGGACCGGGTGGCCTGCGACTTGAGCGAGCCGTTGATGGCGTTGCCCTTCACCTCCACACGCTCCACATTCTCCTGCTGCAGTTGCGTGCGGAACTCGCTGTAGCTAATGCGCTCGCCGCCCGACGCCCCCATGCCCCAGTAGCTGTACGCCCACAGGGCAAGCAACGTCCCGGCGATGACCCAGATGATGAGACGGCCTCGGCCGGTTCCCGAGGGCCCTCCCCCGGGCAGCCCGGATCCGTTCTGATTGTCATTCTGAGAAGTTTGGTCAGCCACGTCGACTCAGTCAGTTAGGAATGATCATCGAGGGCTCCCCGGCATGAGGACGTTGCCCGAAGCGCGGAGGTGGGCCCAGAACACTAAGCAGTCCCTCATACACCCGTGGACACGGATTGTGTCCCACCACGGGCCTGTGGGGAATGTTCTTTCATACAAAGAATGTACGTTACACAGACGTTTCGGCGATGGGTCCAGAGATCTCGGTTGCTTCTATTCCTCGGTGTGGATTATTGTGTAAGCCCTTCCATCCCCACCTCTTTCCTGCTCACTGATTGCTCCTCCCCTGATGTCCACCGACATGTCGCCCTCCCCCAACTCCTTCCCATTCGGCCAGGACGTGGTATGGACCCCCGATCCGGACGTCGTCGCCGACTCAAACCTGCGACGGTTCATGGACCGGCACGACCTGGCGGACCTCTCGGCCCTCCGCACACGGGCCGCCTCGGACGTGGCCTGGTTCTGGGAGGCGGTGCTCGACGACCTGGACATCGAGTTTTACGACCCGTACGACCAGATCGTCGATCTCTCGGGGGGCATCGAGCGACCCGCCTGGTGCGTGAACGGGAGCATGAACATCGTCCACAACCTGCTCGACAAGTGGCAGGGCACGCCCGCGGAGGACCGCGCGGCACTGCGTTGGGAGGGGGAAGACGGGGCCACGCGAACCCTGACGTACGGCGAGCTCCACCAGCGCGTCTGTCGCTGTGCAAACGCGCTGCGGGACCTGGGGCTCGGAAGGGGCGACCGGATTGGGCTCTTTATGCCCATGACTCCGGAGATCGTCATCGCGTTCCTGGCGATCGCAAAAATCGGAGGGGTGTTGCTGCCCCTCTTCAGTGGGTACGGGGTCGGCGCACTGGTCACCCGGCTCCAGGGGGCCGAGGCGGACGCCCTCTTCACGGCCGACGGCTTTGCGCGCCGGGGGCGCCCCATCGACATGAAAGAGACCGCGGACGAGGCGGTCGCCCAGTGCCCGACGGTCGAACACGTCATTGTTCACCGGCATCTCGGGCGCGATGACACGCCCATGACGACCGGCCGCGACCGCTTCTGGGCGGATTTCGTGGCGGGGCACGACCCGGAGGCCCGCACGGCCCGCACCGGGGCCGACGACCCGGTCATGGTCATCTACACCAGTGGCACCACCGGGCCGCCGAAAGGGACCGTACACACCCACTGCGGCTTCCCCATCAAGGGCGCGCAGGACATGTACCATCCGATGGACCTGAAGCCGGGGGAGACGATGTACTGGATGAGCGACATGGGCTGGATGATGGGGCCATGGCTCGTCTTCGGCACGCTCACGGTGGGGGCGACCATGGTGCTCTACGACGGGGCCCCCGACCATCCGGACGCCGGACGCCTCTGGCGACTAGTGGACGACCACGAGGTGACGCACCTCGGCGTGTCCCCCACCCTCATCCGCGCCCTCAAGACGCACGGCGACGCGCCCGTAAGGGCGTCCGACCGGTCGAGCCTTCGCGCGATCGGGTCGACCGGCAGTCCCTGGGACCCCGAGTCCTGGTCGTGGTGCTTCGAAACGGTCCTCGACGGCGAGAAGCCGATTCTCAACTACTCCGGCGGCACCGAGATCGCCGGCGGCATCCTCTGTGGCAACTTCCTGGAGCCCCTCAAGCCCGCCGCGTTCTCCGGCCCGGTCCCCGGCATGGACGCCGACGTGGTGGACGAGGACGGCACGCCAGTTCGGGAAGAGGTCGGCGAGCTCGTCCTGCGGGCGCCCTGGATCGGCATGACGCGAGGCTTCTGGGGCGACGACGACCGCTACCACGACGCCTACTGGGACCGACTCGACGACGTGTGGGTGCATGGCGACTTCGCGGCCGTCGACGAGGACGGGCTCTGGTACATCCTGGGCCGCTCGGACGACACGATCAACGTGGCCGGCAAGCGCCTGGGCCCGGCGGAGATTGAGGCGCTCCTCAACGCCCACGGGGCGGTCGCCGAGAGCGCGGCCATCGGCGTGCCCCACGACGTGAAGGGCTCCGAGATCGTCGCGTTCGTGGTGCTGGAGCCGGACTACGACGAAACCGCGGCCCTCCGCGAGGAGCTGATGCAGGGGGTCGTGGACGAGATGGGCAAGCCCCTGAAACCGCGCGAGATTCGTTTCGCCGACGCCCTGCCCAAGACGCGCAACGCCAAGGTCATGCGGCGCGTCATCCGGGCGGCGTACCTCGGCGAAGAGCTCGGCGATACGTCGAGCCTGGAAGACCCGGGCACCGTCGACGCCATCCAGGAGGCGCGGTAGAGCGCCTCCCCTCCGTTCGGTGCCTCACCGGTTCCGGAGACGAACATCCCCCCTTCCCCGCCATATATTCGGATGGGCGCGTTAAGGAATAGTGAACCCGACACGCCATGTGGGTGCGTCTCGTTGCGGTTCTGTTCGTCGCGGCGTGTGGGCCCGGCCCCGCGACCGGGCAGTCCACCGGCGTCATCGAGGGGCGCGTGCTCGACGCCGACTCGAACGCGCCGCTGCCCCGCACCCACGTCTTTGTGGTGGAGTCGATGCACGGGGCCGTGACCGATTCGAGCGGGCGGTTTCGGCTGGAGGGGGTCCGCCCGGGCCCGAAGCGGCTGTACGTGTCGCGGGTCGGACACGAGCGGCGTGCGCTTGCCCTTCGTCCCGCCCCCGACCGTCCCGTGACCGTGACCGTGCGCCTCGACGCCAAGGTGCTTAACTCGCCGCCGATCACGGTCTCCGCGGAACGCGACGAGGAGTGGTACGAGCGCCTGGACCGCTTTAGGCGTCTGTTCATCGGGCGCTCGGACCTGGCCGAGGACTGCACGCTCGTGAACCCCGAAGTCCTCCGCTTCGACGACAAGTGGTGGGGGCGGTTCGAGGCGTGGGCCGAAAAGCCGGTCATCATCGAAAACCGGGCCCTGGGCTACCGCCTGACCTACTTCCTGAAGGAATTCGAGGAGCGCGGATCCGTGGTGCGGTGGGACGGAGAGCCGCTCTTCGAGCCCCTCGCGCCGACGGACTCTGCGGAGGCCGCCCGGTGGCGACGGAACCGGCTGGAGGCCTACAGGGGGTCCCTCCGCCACTTCCTCCGTGCCCTCATAGACGACCGGCTCGACGAGGCGCAATTCGACCTCTACCGCCTGCCTCGCGCCTCCGCCTTCCGCCACGCCGCACGTGCCGACCGCTTCCCCGCGGAGCGCGATAATATTCTGGAGGCCGGCCCCGACTCCACCTATCTCCTTACCGCTCACGACCGGCTCGAAGTGGTCTACCACGGCATGCCGGAACGGCGAGCGTACCTCGAGTGGGCCGACCTTCGTCGACGCACGCCCCGGGACCACCAGACCTCCCAGATCGAGCTCAACGAGCAGCCCCTCCACATCGACCCGTCCGGCGAAATTGTGGAGCCCTACGGGGCCACCCTCTACCAGTACTTTGCCTTTACCGCCCGAATGGCCAAGCGCCTGCCCCGCGAGTATGAGCCGCCCAAGTAGCACGGCCCGGCCCTCAGTCCGCCCAGAAGGCATTCTCGTAGTGTTGCACCTCCGGGGGCCCACCGGTGAGCATGACCGCCACGACGTCGAAACGGGCCGGAGCCCCTTCGGCCCCATGCTCGTGGAGGTAGCCCCGGGCCGCATGTTGTAGGGCCGCTCGTTTCTTGGCGGTGATCGACGCTTCCGGCGCCCCAAACCCCGTCCCGCTCCGGGTCTTCACCTCCACGAAAACGTACTCCCCCGCGTCGGTTTCTCGACACACCAAGTCCACCTCGTTGCGACTGTGGCGGTAGTTGCGGGCCAGAATCTCATAGCCCGCCCCGTCGAGATGAGCGGCGGCGATCTCCTCCCCACGGTCTCCGATGTCGTTGGTCGTTGCCATGGCAGACAGGGAGACGTTCCGTCAGGATGGGTCGGAAGAGGAGGGCGTGCTCTCGGACTCGCCCCGCCGGAGCGCCACGGCGAGGAGCTGCTCGATCTGATCGATGTCTTTGTTGCGGACGAGCGGAAGCAGGGCCTCGGAGACGCCTTCGAGCACCTTCAGAAGGTCGATGAGGCTGGTCAGGCGCTGGTGGAGGGCCCGTTCGGGCTCCGGATGGTCCGCCCCCGACGCGCCGTCCTGGACCAGCAGATCGGCACACTCCTGAAGGCGCGACCGGACGGGATGGACCTCCCGGCGCTGACGCTCTTCAATGATGCGGGCGGTGATCTGCCATACGTCGGTCTCCGCCCGGTAGTAGTCTTTGCGCGAGCCGGAACGATGCGTTTTGTCTGCGAGGTTCCAGTCGACGAGCGACCGGAGGTTCATGCTGGCGTTGCCCCGACTCACCTCCAGGCACTCCATGACCTCGTCGGTGCTGAGGGGCCGCCCTGCGCAGTAGAGCAGCGCGTGAATTCTCGCCATGGTGCGGTTGATCCCCCACGTCGATGCCATCTCCCCCCACAGGGAGACAAACCGGTCGACCGCGACCCGGGCCTGCGAGCCGCGGTCGAGGTTCAAGAGATCCAGTCCGGAAGGCTCGGAGGATGGCATGGGGGGACTCACGCTGTTGGCAGCCGGTCTCTTGGGGGAAGCCCGCCGGGGCGGTAGGCCCAACTCCTAAATCCCTCCGAATTGTTTCTCTCAGGCGGAACGGGCCTACACATCGCGGTCCGCGGTTCGTATGCTCATATCCAATCACCAAGGCAGACTGTCTCTGCCGTCGCCTTCCCGGAGCCCTCTTTTCACATCCTTCGAGGTCCATGCCCGCTCCCGCCCCTTCTTCGCCCCCCATCGTCACCCTCACGACGGACTTCGGCACGGAGGATGCGTACGTGCCGGCGATGAAGGGAACGATGCTCTCCATCTGCTCGGACGCACGACTCGTGGACGTAACCCACGAGATCAGCCCCCAGGACGTGATGGAGGCGGCCTTCGTGTTGCAGTCGGCCCGCCCCTACTTTCCGGACGGCGCCGTGCACCTGGTGGTGGTGGATCCGGGGGTGGGCACCGAGCGGCGCGCCGTGGCCCTGCGCGCCGAGGGGCAGTGGTTTGTGGGGCCCGACAACGGCGTCTTTCCACTCGTGCTGGACCAGGCGTCGCCAGACGCCATCGTGGAGCTCGACGATCCGACGTTCTGGCGGGACGACTCGCCAAGCACGACGTTTCACGGCCGCGACATTTTTGCCCCCGCCGCGGCCCACCTCGCCGACGGCCGGTCCGTGGAGGCCCTCGGCACGTCAATCGACACGCTCGAACCGCTCCGGTGGGCCCAACCGTCGACCGGGGCCCAGACGGTGCAGGGCTGGGTGGTGCACGTGGATCACTTCGGCAACTGCATCACGAACATCCGGCGCCCGGCAATGGCCGAGGCCGCCGGCCTGGAAAATTCGACCCCGCCCCTTGACGCCTTTCCGCCCCTCAAAACCTACGCGGGCAACACCACCCTGCAGGCCCTCCACCCGACGTATGGGGCCGTACCCGAGGGCGACCCGCTCCTGCTGTTCGGAAGCACGGGCTACCTGGAGATCGCCGCCAACGGGGGGAACGGCGCCGAACTGCTGGACATACGAAAGGGCGATTCCGTAAAAATCGTCTTCGAGGAGCCGTCCGAATAGTCCTGGTCCTCGGCCGCGTCCTCAACGCTCCAGGTGCTCTTTCCTATGGCCCTCGCGTCCACGTCGCCCGACCCCCCCTCTCCCCTGAAGAACCTGGATGCCCTCTACCCGCTCGCCTGCACACTGGTGGGCGACGAGGCCGCCCCCTCCCTCCTCGTCCGGGTGTACGAACGGGTGGCCGATGCCCCCCCGAACGAACGCCCCGAGGCCCCGGAGGACTGGCTCGACCTGCTCCTCCGGGAGGCCCCGGAGCAGGGACAAGCGCCAAGCGACCCGGACGCCCCCGACGCCTCTTCCACTCCTGATGCGGGCTCCCTTCGACGCGATACCGCGGAGCGCCTCGCCCGCAACACCCTGCCCGTTGCTTTCGCAACCTGCTCGACCGCGGAGCGATTTGTTCTCGCCCTCAGCGCGTCCCGACTGTCTGAGGCGCCCCAACCTGCCCGGCTTGCCGACCTCTTCGAAGCCCCCCTTCCATCCTCTCCCTCCGCACTGTTGCGGGAGAAACTTCGGGCGGTACTGTCGGCCCCCGAGGCCGACCTGATCGACGAGACCCTCTCCGACACGGAGCTCCACGGGGTGCTGCGCGACGTGCTCCGGGATCGATTCGCCCCGGTGCCCAGCTCGCTCCGCGCCCGCCTCCGAGCCGTCCGGCGGTCGTCTTCTCCCGCGGCGGGCACGAACGAGGAGGACGAGAAGGATCCCGAGGGATCTGCGTCGGGCGACACGTCGGGCGGCCTGCTCGACCGGCTTCCGTCACGCCCGAAGCCCCGCACTCTGCTGTTCGTCCTGCTGCTGGGGGGCCTCGTCCTGGGGGGCGGGCTCGGGGTGTCGTACCTGACCGGGTCCTCGTCGTCGACCTCCGCCCCAAGCCCCCCCACCCTTACGGCCTTCTCCGCCGAGCAGGCCGGGGCCGTAACGACCGAGCGCGCGACCACGCAACCGGCCGAGGCGGAGGCCTATCTGGACTCGACGTGGGGCCGCCGGGTGCGGCTGCCATCCATCGAGAGCGCACAGCTGCGGGGCGTCGGGCGGCTCCGGGCGGCCGGCAATACCGAGATCCCCGTCGTGCTATACACCGGCGAGGAGGAGGCCCGCATCGCGGCGTTTGTGTACAGCTACGCCCTCATCGACCGGCTCGACGACACCGCCACCCTGAACACGCAGGTCCGATCTCAACTGGCCCAGCGCAACCGGCTCGTCGCCGACGGGCAGGCCGCCGGGCCCGGCCTCTTGTGGCGCAACCGGGCCAACATCTTTGTCGTCGTCTCCCCCTCTCTGTCCCCCGACGCACTCCGGGCACGAGTGCAGCCGTAGGGACTACTCCGCCCTCGCCGCCGGAATCTCGATGCGGAAGGTCGACCCCTCTCCGACCGTCGACGACACGAGCTCGAGGCGTCCGCCGTGGTAGCTCTCGATCACGCGACGGGCAAGGCTCAGGCCGAGTCCCCAGCCGCGTTTCTTGGTGCTGTAGCCCGGCCGGAAAATGTTATTCCACTGCTGCCCCTCGATTCCGCGCCCGGTATCCTCGACCTCGATGAAGACCTGCCCCTCTTCCTTCCAGGCCGTCACCGTGATGCGGCCCTCCTCGTCCTCGATCGCGTCGAGGGCGTTTTTGAGAAGGTTCTCGAGCACCCACGCGAACAGCTCCTCATTCGCCTCGGCGTGGAGCTGCTCGGGCAGGTCCGCGGCCAGGGCAATGGACTGGCCCTGCTGCGGGATGCGCCGGCGGAGGTAGCGCGCCGTCTGCTCGATGATTGGCACCAAGTTACAGCGCTCCAGCTTCGGCTGTGAACCGATGTCCGAGAACCGATCCGCCACGCGCTGCAGCCGCTCCACGTCGTTCTCGATCTCCGTCAGGGCCCGCTCGCGCTTGTCCGCCGCCAGGTCGGGCGTGCGTAGCATCTGAATCCAGCCCATGAGGCTCGACAGGGGCGTCCCGAGCTGGTGGGCCGCCTCCCGGGCCATTCCCATCCAGAGGCTGCTCTGCTCGCTGCGGCGGATGTAGGAGAACCCGAAGTAGCCCACCATCACGAACAGCCCGACGAACACCAGCTGCACCCACGGAAACACGCGGAGCTCCGTAATGAGGGCCGACTCGTCGTAAAACACGTACTGGGTGAGCCGGTCCGACGATGCGCCGGGGTCCTGCCCTGGCGTCTCGGACAGATCGATCCGAACCGGGATCGGCTCGAAGGCCGACCGCATGTCGTCCAGTTCGTCCCGCAGCTCTTGCCGCACCCCCGCGGCGTCGCCCATGGCGGGCACCGCAGCGGTGTCCGGCACCCCCACGTTCTGCCAGCTCAGCGGCCGGCGGCGCGTCGAGTCGGTGATGATGGCCGGGACCTCGAACTGATCCGGCTGCAGGATTTCGTTTAGGATGAAGTTAAACTCCCGTGTGGGCGGCATGGCCTGGGCCCAGTCGACCGCCTCCTGCAGGGCGGCCACCCGTTCGGCGGAGAGGGTGTCGCCGGCGGGACGGGCCTCCAAGGCCTGCAGAAGCGAGTCGAGCCGACGGAACTCCTCCCGATGCGGGTTCGACGCCTGCTGGGTCTGCACGACCTGCTCCAGCGCGTCGGCCCAGAGCTGGATGACCGCCTGCTCACGCTCCTGCAACCGATCGACGAGCCGCTGGGTGTACCAGAGCGACGCCAGGGCTATGCCGACGGCAAAGACGATGAGGCCGAGCTTGAGCTGGACCGACCACCGATAGGCGTCCATGGCACCGCGGGGTTGTACACATATGGGGCCACCACGAGGAACAGGCGTACGAACCGAGCCTCCTACGACACGTGCGCCCCGCTCTCCGGCTCAGGCCGCGGCCATCGGCTGCACGTCCGTGATGATCTGGCTGCGGCGCGGCCCGTTCGAGACCAATCCGATCTCTACGTCGAGGTAGTTCTCGATGAAGGCGAGGTAGTCTTGGGCCGCCCGGGGCAGGTCGTCGACGTGGCGGACCGCCGAAATGTCGGCCTCCCACCCGGGCAGGGTTTCGTACTGCGGCTCCACGCGGGTGAGATTCTGCGGCTCACTCGGGAAGCGCCGGGTCGTCTTGCCGTCGTACCGGTACTCCGTGCACACCTTCAGCTCGTCGATCCCGGAGAGGATGTCGAGCTTGGTCAGGGCCAGCTCGTTGAAGCCGTTCACCATGCAGGTGTAGCGCAGGGCCACCAGGTCAAGCCAGCCGCACCGACGGGGACGGCCCGTCGTGGCCCCAAACTCACCGCCCTTCTCCCGCAGCGCCTGCCCGACCTCGCCGTCGAGCTCCGTGGGGAAAGGTCCGTTGCCGACACGCGTGCAGTACGCCTTTGCGATGCCCAGGACGCGGTCGATCTCGGTGGGCGAGACGCCGAGCCCGGTGCAGCATCCGCCGGCCGTGGGGTGACTGGAGGTCACGTACGGATAGCTGCCAAAGTCGACGTCAAGGAGCGACCCCTGCGCGCCCTCGGCCAGCACGCGGGCCCCGTCGTCGAGGGCACGCGAGAGGTACGCCGAGGTGTCGGTGACGTAGTCGTCAATTTTCTGATCGAACTCGACGTACTCCTCCACGATGCGGTCGACGTCCAGCGCCTCCGCGTCGTAGACGTCCCGGAGGATGGCGTTTTTCTCCTCGATGGAGCGCCGGAGCTTCCGGCGCAGCACGTCCTCGTCGAGCAGGTCCACCACCCGGATGCCGGTGCGGGCGAACTTGTCGGTGTACGCGGGCCCGATGCCGCGTCCCGTGGTCCCGATTTCGTCGTCGTCGGACGCGGAGGCCCGATCCTCCTCCTGTGCCGCCTCGATCGCCTTGTGGTACGGCATGATGAGGTGGGCGTTGTGGGAGATCTTCAGCCGCCCCTCCACGTCGATGCCCAGGGACTCAATCTTCTCGATCTCTTCCAGAATGGCCTTCGGGTCCAGCACCACCCCGTTCCCGATGACGCAGGTGACCCCTTCGTGAAAGATTCCGCTCGGCACGAGGTGGAGAACGAACTCTTCGGTCTCCCCCTCCTCGTCCCACACAATGGTGTGTCCGGCGTTGGCGCCGCCCTGGTAGCGGGCCACGATGTCGACGTCCGGGCTCAGGAGGTCTACAATTTTCCCCTTCCCCTCATCGCCCCACTGGCTTCCAATTACGATAGAGACTGGCATAGCACACGGTATCGATTCAACAAGCAGGTCGGTGTCGTCGTCCGCGCCGCCCCTTAGGCCGCGCTCTTTTCGAGACGACGGTTCAATTCCACAATCGTGGGGGAGGCGACGAAGATCGACGAGTACGTTCCGATCACGACCCCGACGATGAGCGCAAACGAGAAGCCCCGCAGCACCTCGCCCCCGAAGACAAACAGAATCGTGACCACGATGAGGGTCGTCAGCGAGGTCACGACGGTTCGGCTCAGCGTCGCGTTGATCGACCGGTTGACGATCTCGTCGAAGGCCTCGGTCTTGAACAGATTGACGTACTCCCGCACGCGGTCGAAGACCACGACCGTGTCGTTCAGCGAATATCCCACAATCGTGAGGAACGCGGCGATGAGGGACTGGTCGATCTGGACGGAAAACGGCGCGATGCCGGCCAGGACCGAGAAGATGCCGAGCGTAATCGTCACGTCGTGCACCAGGGCCGCCACGGCCCCGAGACTGTAGCGCCACTCAAAGCGCACCATAATGTAGAGGAACACGACGAGCAGGGCCCCCAGCACGGCGTAGATGGCCCCCCGCTTCAGGTCCTCCGCGAAGCGCGGCCCCACCACGTTGGTGCTTTCGATCGCAATGTCGCGCCCCGAGAACTGCGCATTGAGCGCCGACACCACCTGATTCTCCATCGTCGTGATGTCCCCCTTCTTCGAAATGCGGACCAGGTGGCCGACGTCCCCAAATCGCTTCACCTCCGGTTCCTCCTCAAACGATTCGGTGAGGGCGGACCGGACGTCGACGGTGTTGAGGTCCGTCGTGTTGCCCACGACGAACTCCATCCCCCCGCGGAAGTCGATGCCCAGGGCGAGCCCCTTGGTGAGCAACGAAAGGATGCTGATCGCAAGCAGCGTCCCCGAGATGATGTAGCCGATGCGGCGGTTCGGGATGAGACTGTAGTCGGCGTTTTCGAAAAGACGCATGGTAATCCGTCGTTGAAGAAAAATCCCGTCGTGATGACAGCCTGGGGTGGGGGCGGCGCCCTACCCGTAGCTCACCTGCATGCGGCGGTCCTCGACCATGTAGTCGAAGATGATGCGGGTGACGATGATGGCCGTGAAGAGCGAGGCGAGGATGCCCGCCATGAGCGTGACGGCAAAGCCCTTAATCGGGCCGACGCCGAAGGAGTACAGAATGACGCCGACGAAGAAGGTCGTGATGTTGGCGTCGAGGATGGCGCTCAGGGACTGCTCGTAGCCGGCATTGATCGCGGCGCGGAGGGTCTTGCCGGTGGCCTGCTCCTCGCGCACCCGGTCGTAGACCAGCACGTTGGCGTCCACGGCCATACCAATC is part of the Salinibacter ruber DSM 13855 genome and encodes:
- the ftsH gene encoding ATP-dependent zinc metalloprotease FtsH; protein product: MADQTSQNDNQNGSGLPGGGPSGTGRGRLIIWVIAGTLLALWAYSYWGMGASGGERISYSEFRTQLQQENVERVEVKGNAINGSLKSQATRSEQGNTIEYQNFVTYLPSFGDEQLMDLLESQGVNVVTKPESSFPWGLVIMGLLPVLLLFGVGYIFLRRMQSQGQGLFSVRQSKAELYDKDEEDTTFDDVAGADSAKEELREIIKFLKNPKRFEGLGGKVPKGVLLVGPPGTGKTLLARAVAGEANAPFFSVSGSDFMEMFVGVGASRVRDMFSEAKETSPAIIFIDELDSIGRKRGAGLGGGNDEREQTLNQLLSELDGFEENEGVIVMAATNRPDILDSALTRPGRFDRQITVDLPTKQSRHEILKIHAREKPLSDDVDLEEIARSTPGFSGADLENLLNEAALLAGRHGHDAIQYSDIEQARDKVMMGLKRDGMVLDDEEKKLLAYHEAGHAIVGAVLPNADPVHKVTIVPRGKAMGVTQQLPEKDQYLYRHDYILDRLAVIMGGRAAEELIFDTATSGAENDLKQVRKMARKMVLDWGMGDQFKHISLGEDQGNVFLGDEIAKGREYSDDTAREVDEEIRRISEDAFQRAVDTLNEHHEAFDQLADMLIEQEEVSGKDVLNLVNGDTDEIGHMPTTNGAAASEENGSADDHEPDEATVIEEDGESGEGRASGSADASGS
- a CDS encoding AMP-binding protein produces the protein MSTDMSPSPNSFPFGQDVVWTPDPDVVADSNLRRFMDRHDLADLSALRTRAASDVAWFWEAVLDDLDIEFYDPYDQIVDLSGGIERPAWCVNGSMNIVHNLLDKWQGTPAEDRAALRWEGEDGATRTLTYGELHQRVCRCANALRDLGLGRGDRIGLFMPMTPEIVIAFLAIAKIGGVLLPLFSGYGVGALVTRLQGAEADALFTADGFARRGRPIDMKETADEAVAQCPTVEHVIVHRHLGRDDTPMTTGRDRFWADFVAGHDPEARTARTGADDPVMVIYTSGTTGPPKGTVHTHCGFPIKGAQDMYHPMDLKPGETMYWMSDMGWMMGPWLVFGTLTVGATMVLYDGAPDHPDAGRLWRLVDDHEVTHLGVSPTLIRALKTHGDAPVRASDRSSLRAIGSTGSPWDPESWSWCFETVLDGEKPILNYSGGTEIAGGILCGNFLEPLKPAAFSGPVPGMDADVVDEDGTPVREEVGELVLRAPWIGMTRGFWGDDDRYHDAYWDRLDDVWVHGDFAAVDEDGLWYILGRSDDTINVAGKRLGPAEIEALLNAHGAVAESAAIGVPHDVKGSEIVAFVVLEPDYDETAALREELMQGVVDEMGKPLKPREIRFADALPKTRNAKVMRRVIRAAYLGEELGDTSSLEDPGTVDAIQEAR
- a CDS encoding carboxypeptidase-like regulatory domain-containing protein; translation: MWVRLVAVLFVAACGPGPATGQSTGVIEGRVLDADSNAPLPRTHVFVVESMHGAVTDSSGRFRLEGVRPGPKRLYVSRVGHERRALALRPAPDRPVTVTVRLDAKVLNSPPITVSAERDEEWYERLDRFRRLFIGRSDLAEDCTLVNPEVLRFDDKWWGRFEAWAEKPVIIENRALGYRLTYFLKEFEERGSVVRWDGEPLFEPLAPTDSAEAARWRRNRLEAYRGSLRHFLRALIDDRLDEAQFDLYRLPRASAFRHAARADRFPAERDNILEAGPDSTYLLTAHDRLEVVYHGMPERRAYLEWADLRRRTPRDHQTSQIELNEQPLHIDPSGEIVEPYGATLYQYFAFTARMAKRLPREYEPPK
- a CDS encoding YraN family protein — its product is MATTNDIGDRGEEIAAAHLDGAGYEILARNYRHSRNEVDLVCRETDAGEYVFVEVKTRSGTGFGAPEASITAKKRAALQHAARGYLHEHGAEGAPARFDVVAVMLTGGPPEVQHYENAFWAD
- a CDS encoding GbsR/MarR family transcriptional regulator produces the protein MPSSEPSGLDLLNLDRGSQARVAVDRFVSLWGEMASTWGINRTMARIHALLYCAGRPLSTDEVMECLEVSRGNASMNLRSLVDWNLADKTHRSGSRKDYYRAETDVWQITARIIEERQRREVHPVRSRLQECADLLVQDGASGADHPEPERALHQRLTSLIDLLKVLEGVSEALLPLVRNKDIDQIEQLLAVALRRGESESTPSSSDPS
- a CDS encoding SAM hydrolase/SAM-dependent halogenase family protein — translated: MPAPAPSSPPIVTLTTDFGTEDAYVPAMKGTMLSICSDARLVDVTHEISPQDVMEAAFVLQSARPYFPDGAVHLVVVDPGVGTERRAVALRAEGQWFVGPDNGVFPLVLDQASPDAIVELDDPTFWRDDSPSTTFHGRDIFAPAAAHLADGRSVEALGTSIDTLEPLRWAQPSTGAQTVQGWVVHVDHFGNCITNIRRPAMAEAAGLENSTPPLDAFPPLKTYAGNTTLQALHPTYGAVPEGDPLLLFGSTGYLEIAANGGNGAELLDIRKGDSVKIVFEEPSE